In Desulfovibrio inopinatus DSM 10711, the sequence TCATGATCGGCTTTCTTCAGATAACGCGCCGGTACCAGGCGTTCATGATTGGGACTCTCATCTTCGCGTACCACCACATGGGTCAATTTTCCTGCAACTGGTGAAAGAAGAATATCCTTCACCGTACCAACGATTCCATCCGTGCAAACGACCTCGGCACCAATCGCAATTTCCATTTTCGCCTCCTCATGTTAATTTCACAGGCCCAGTCGGGCCGTCTTGCGCGGGTTCAAGAGGCTGTCTTTCAAAACGAACCTGTCCCGTGTATCCGTCAACAACAAGCATGTCTCCCGTCACAATACGCGTTGTAGCATTACCAATACCTGTCACACAGGCAATACCATATTCCCGGGCAATAATGGCACCATGAATGAGCATGCCGCCTCGTCGTTCAATGATCGCCGAAGCCAATGGAACAACAAAGGTCATATTGGGGTCCAAAGCATCAACGACAAGCACATCCCCATGCTCGACAGTATACAAATCCGCTGGCGAAGCAATGACACGGGCCCGACCACGGGCAATCCCAGGACCGGCAGGATGTCCATGGAGGATACGCTCTGTACGATCATGCGGCCTGACTTCCGACTTTGGAGAAACAAAATTTGATTCGATCGATTCTGGTAATGATTGCCCTGACAACAGTGCGGCAACCGTTTCCGATGTTGCACGTTCCAACTTCTTCCCGTGCTCTTTAAGACGCTTTTTGCCTTCCTCTACGGCAACAAGCAAACCGGCTTCAATACGTCCTAAATATATATTATCGTCATCACGGAGACGATAACTCGCACGACCTATATTCAAAACATCTTGGGCAAATTGGCGCCGTTTTTCAGGAAAGGCGTTGAGATAACGAGCCTCATGGACCGTTGTATCGTGCTCTCTGGCAATAGACGCTTGAGCCGGTTTTGCCGCCATACGAGCCACAAGGCGAAGGACGCCGACTTCGCCCTGTTCGCACCATGCCAGGTTGCACACCAAATCACCAAAACCGGCGATAAACGTATCGAAAAGTTGTCCGAACACGGCGTCATCAGGACGCTGACCGTCGTGTATGGCATCTAACACATCCGGTGACGACCTGGCCATGTCGGCCAGTGCACTCAGCAATCGATTCCGTTTCAAACTCTCCAGATGGGACGTTTGCAACAGTTCCATGAATGCATACGGATCGTCTGGTCGCAACGCTTGGTTGTATACCATGGCAAACAATCGCATCCCGTGCGCCATGGGAATGAACCGGTCATAATAGACATGTCTCCAGTGCTCATACAGGTGAACGCGTCGCTCGATTTCGCGGGCAAGTTCCATGTCTTCATATCGTGAAAAATCCGCTCCTTTCATCGTTTCCGCTTCAGATTGCATGGCGGGGATTAGCTCGGTCTCCACCTCTTGGTGCAACGCGTTGAGTTGGTCCAAGCTTTTCGATAGACTTCGATACCAAGGACGTTTATCAGCATGTTCCCAGACCGGTACGTCCTCGTCCAGTATAGGCTCATAGGTAGTTGTGACGGGACGTGCCTGAAGAAACACAATGCCCTCATCGTGGAATACCCATTCCACATCCTGTGGTCGGCCAAAAACGTGTTCCAGGTTCATCGCATCGGCAAATAACTGCTCAATGCCCGTAGAGCCAAGAATCGCATGTACGTCGTCATGGCCAGAGGCAGAGCGAATATGTCCCGAATTCCGATCCATGACATAGCGTGCCGGTTCCACCCGACCATCAACGAGATCCTGCCCACGGGCACAAGCAGCCTCTATAAGGCCATCGTGTTCACGTTGCGGGTCGCGAGTAAAGACGACCCCACAGACCGGACCGTACACCATGGCCTGAACGATCACTGCCATGGCACTTGTTCGTGGATCAAGTCCGAGTTCACGACGATACAGCAATGCTCTATCCGTCCAAAGCGAGGCAAACACGAGGTTGATATGTGAAAGGATATTGTCGATACCCTGGATATCGAGGAAGGAATCGTGCAAACCAGCAAAGGATGCGTCGGCATGGTCTTCTTCGGGAGCTGAAGAACGTATTGCCGTGGCTGTTGTCCCGAATGTTTCTTGAATACGTGGAATTAATGCGGCTATCAATTCGTCGGGCATAGCCGCCGCGCTAAAAGCATGACGAATACGCAACGCGATATCCCACACCTCTTCCCAGCGAAATGAAGTCCAGTCATATTGTTCGAAGAACTTTGTGAGAAGCTCGTCCAACCCCGCGCTTTCAATGAAAAAACGATAGGCATCACGGGAAAGACAGATTGTCGGTGGAACACGATACCCTTGCCGTGCCATGGAGGCCAAGGAGCACGCTTTGCCGCCGAATTCAGCAACAGCGGAGGGAGAAACCGCATCAAGAGTGCACACGAGTCGCATACTGGATGTGTGCCATATTTTTTGTTCAATTTAAAGGAAATACCGCAGAGTATGTACAATGTTTCCCAACCCAAAAACCCCGCCGTAGCGGGGTTTATTCATACTTCTTTCAATGCGTGCACACTTATTTGGCTGCGCCGGTCTCAACCGGATAGTCCGCGCCTTTCCAGGCAAAAATACCACCGGGAAAACGGTACACGTTTTTATACCCTAATTTCTTGGCCCATGCTGCGCCATTATGGCTGCGCGTGCATTTGACGAAACCACAATAGACAATAATGGCTTTGTCTTTATCCGGTCCCAAGAGCGCAATGTAATCATCTTGCGTCTTACCGTCGGTTTCCTTGATATCCCATTCTTCCATGTCCGGAATAGGAAACAAGAATTGTTTGGCGCCGGGAACGTGCATTTTTACATAGCTCGCTTCGTACGGCATGGTATCGATGATAATCATGTTATCTTTGGCATCAACTTTCGCTTTGAGCTCTTCAGCCGTGATCACATCATAATCGCCGCGTTGCACTTCCCGTACGAGCTTGACCGCGCCCTGTTCTTTAGCAACTTCATCTGTAAACTTGTCGGCCTGTGCCGTTGCTGCCAAAAAACAGCACACGACGAGGGCAAATACAGCAACACGAATCTTTCCAGTTCCCATCACGATTGTCTCCTTTTCTCACCATTATGCAATGCAGTCGGAATGCTGACGGCCCCGCGCCGACGATTCTCCAAAATACGGCCAGCCAATGCAATAAAGCACTCCGGCTAAAAGACCGAAGTCTCGATAAAGCGATGTCCACAAGCTATGGAATACTTCACCTTCAGGATCCTCCGGCCCATAGCAGCCGCAGTCCACATCCAATCCGATGGAAATTGCGTAAACAAGAACGCCGAGAAACAAGCACAAGAGGAGAAAAAGTATCACATTGCCCGTACGCATGCCAAAAACCAGGCCAAGAGCCCCTATAATTTCCAGGACTGGCAACGCCCAAGCTAAAATATCGACAACAGATGAAGGAGCAATGGCAAATGCGTTTATAACGCCAGTAAAAGCATTGATATCCGCCAGTTTGAGTACTCCGGCGACCAGGAAAAAAACGGCGACGGTCCATCGTATAAATCGATATGCCCACACCGAGCCAAGAACATTCCACAACGTCATCGGCACACGCTCCTTCTCCAAGTGACACAAAAACGTTTCACTCGTACACAAAAAGCGAACATGCCGTCCAATATCGAATCTCAATACATAAAGAGACAATCAATAGACTCATACTATAGATATCACGAGGAACACGCGGCGTCCGGACCGTAATACCGTGTGCAAAACTCTCCTGCATCAGGTGAAACACATTTCAAACGGCGACACACGAGATATTCAAGAAAGAGACGAATGATAAATACAAAACGAAAAGAGAATCGAGCATGATCCCATGTTCGTGCTAATACCCTTACCGTACCGGCCGGATATCGGCATGGTCCAAGGTCTTGTATACGCAAAGCGAGCTCCACATCTTCCATGAGGAGTAACGCGGGAAAACCACCAACTCGGGAGAGGGCTTCACGCCGTACGAATTGTGCCTGATCTCCAAACGCAATTCCTGTCAGTCTGACCCGCATGTCATTCAGAAACTCCACCACACGCATGCGACGACGTCGGGGAAGAAATTGCATCGCGCACGCTCCCCCGGGAGAAAT encodes:
- a CDS encoding PEP/pyruvate-binding domain-containing protein — its product is MRLVCTLDAVSPSAVAEFGGKACSLASMARQGYRVPPTICLSRDAYRFFIESAGLDELLTKFFEQYDWTSFRWEEVWDIALRIRHAFSAAAMPDELIAALIPRIQETFGTTATAIRSSAPEEDHADASFAGLHDSFLDIQGIDNILSHINLVFASLWTDRALLYRRELGLDPRTSAMAVIVQAMVYGPVCGVVFTRDPQREHDGLIEAACARGQDLVDGRVEPARYVMDRNSGHIRSASGHDDVHAILGSTGIEQLFADAMNLEHVFGRPQDVEWVFHDEGIVFLQARPVTTTYEPILDEDVPVWEHADKRPWYRSLSKSLDQLNALHQEVETELIPAMQSEAETMKGADFSRYEDMELAREIERRVHLYEHWRHVYYDRFIPMAHGMRLFAMVYNQALRPDDPYAFMELLQTSHLESLKRNRLLSALADMARSSPDVLDAIHDGQRPDDAVFGQLFDTFIAGFGDLVCNLAWCEQGEVGVLRLVARMAAKPAQASIAREHDTTVHEARYLNAFPEKRRQFAQDVLNIGRASYRLRDDDNIYLGRIEAGLLVAVEEGKKRLKEHGKKLERATSETVAALLSGQSLPESIESNFVSPKSEVRPHDRTERILHGHPAGPGIARGRARVIASPADLYTVEHGDVLVVDALDPNMTFVVPLASAIIERRGGMLIHGAIIAREYGIACVTGIGNATTRIVTGDMLVVDGYTGQVRFERQPLEPAQDGPTGPVKLT
- a CDS encoding rhodanese-like domain-containing protein, producing MGTGKIRVAVFALVVCCFLAATAQADKFTDEVAKEQGAVKLVREVQRGDYDVITAEELKAKVDAKDNMIIIDTMPYEASYVKMHVPGAKQFLFPIPDMEEWDIKETDGKTQDDYIALLGPDKDKAIIVYCGFVKCTRSHNGAAWAKKLGYKNVYRFPGGIFAWKGADYPVETGAAK
- a CDS encoding MauE/DoxX family redox-associated membrane protein — translated: MTLWNVLGSVWAYRFIRWTVAVFFLVAGVLKLADINAFTGVINAFAIAPSSVVDILAWALPVLEIIGALGLVFGMRTGNVILFLLLCLFLGVLVYAISIGLDVDCGCYGPEDPEGEVFHSLWTSLYRDFGLLAGVLYCIGWPYFGESSARGRQHSDCIA